The Micromonospora sp. Llam0 genome includes a window with the following:
- a CDS encoding Nramp family divalent metal transporter encodes MPTAFRLRQQPTPIPSGRGQLRWYGPGLLWMVSSVGSGSVLFTPRIGARYGYELLWLALVVTVLMWIMIREAGRYSVATGRTLLDGFRDVPGPANWAIWVIFVPQVVAGVVTIAGIAALVGSALMVALPGGQAVYASVVILGSGTLVLAGRYRGVERITVVMALVLVGAAVTAAASTVSGDIATGLVPGVPDDLDLYSVLPWVGFILAGAVGIMWFSYWVAARGFGGPADPSSSAGETENDGAEHDGGKDSERPGERIDRDERIDRVRAWTRTMSRTAALGVVGGGLVIVSFLVLGAELLAPQGRVPDGVDVARDLTALLGDLWGTFGEVLLLTCVVVALWGTVFANQDGWARTYADATRLVADGRRDSGPADDEPAGGRESAGRVARLISRPRAVYLTYVAVAMTLAPLVLFLLVRNPVDILSVGGIIAAAHTPVVVGLTLYVNRRLPAQVRPSRISQVALGAAGLFFGAFAVVYLLSLVGFRIG; translated from the coding sequence GTGCCGACCGCCTTTCGCCTGCGTCAACAGCCCACCCCCATCCCGTCCGGCCGTGGCCAGCTCCGGTGGTACGGGCCCGGCCTGCTGTGGATGGTGTCGTCGGTTGGCTCCGGCTCGGTGCTGTTCACTCCCCGGATCGGCGCGCGGTACGGCTACGAACTGCTGTGGCTGGCGCTGGTCGTGACCGTCCTCATGTGGATCATGATTCGGGAGGCTGGCCGCTACAGCGTGGCCACCGGCCGTACCCTGCTCGACGGCTTCCGCGACGTTCCGGGGCCGGCCAACTGGGCGATCTGGGTGATCTTCGTACCGCAGGTCGTCGCCGGGGTGGTCACCATCGCCGGCATCGCCGCCCTGGTCGGCAGCGCGCTCATGGTGGCGCTGCCCGGCGGACAGGCGGTCTACGCCAGCGTGGTCATCCTCGGCTCCGGGACGCTGGTGCTGGCCGGCCGGTACCGGGGCGTGGAACGGATCACCGTGGTGATGGCCCTGGTGCTGGTCGGCGCAGCCGTCACCGCAGCGGCCAGCACGGTCAGCGGCGACATCGCGACGGGCCTGGTGCCGGGCGTGCCGGACGACCTCGACCTGTACTCCGTCCTGCCCTGGGTCGGGTTCATCCTGGCCGGGGCCGTCGGCATCATGTGGTTCTCCTACTGGGTCGCGGCGCGCGGCTTCGGTGGGCCCGCCGACCCGTCCTCGTCCGCAGGCGAGACCGAGAACGACGGGGCCGAGCACGACGGGGGCAAGGACAGCGAGCGTCCGGGTGAGCGGATCGACCGCGACGAACGGATCGACCGGGTACGCGCCTGGACCCGGACGATGAGTCGGACCGCTGCGCTCGGCGTCGTCGGCGGTGGGCTGGTCATCGTCTCCTTCCTGGTACTTGGCGCCGAGCTGCTCGCCCCGCAGGGGCGGGTACCCGACGGGGTCGACGTCGCCCGCGACCTGACCGCCCTGCTCGGCGACCTGTGGGGCACCTTCGGTGAGGTGCTGCTGCTGACCTGTGTGGTGGTCGCACTCTGGGGCACCGTCTTCGCCAACCAGGACGGCTGGGCGCGCACCTACGCCGACGCCACCCGGCTGGTCGCCGACGGCCGGCGCGACAGCGGGCCGGCTGACGACGAACCCGCGGGTGGCCGGGAATCAGCCGGCCGGGTGGCTCGGCTGATCAGCCGCCCACGGGCGGTCTACCTGACGTACGTCGCGGTCGCCATGACTCTCGCCCCGCTGGTGCTGTTCCTGCTGGTCCGCAACCCGGTCGACATCCTGTCGGTCGGCGGGATCATCGCCGCCGCGCACACCCCGGTCGTGGTCGGCCTCACCCTGTACGTCAACCGGCGGCTCCCCGCCCAGGTACGGCCGTCGCGGATCAGCCAGGTGGCGCTCGGCGCCGCCGGGTTGTTCTTCGGCGCCTTCGCCGTCGTCTACCTGCTGAGCCTGGTCGGATTCCGGATCGGATAA
- a CDS encoding adenylosuccinate synthetase, translating to MNPVASSVAGDGTGRHVAVVDLGYGDAGKGTVVDWLCASGPVDAVIRFNGGGQAAHNVVLPDGRTHTFAQFGAGTFHGVPTHLSRFVVVDPLALAGEATHLAGIGVPDALDRVTVDREALLATPYHRAANQAREIARGADRHGSCGMGVGESMSYALAHPDTAPRVGDCLDEGLLRHRLRLLRDRLTAELGPLDAPPVADTVTAFTAFARRVAIVDGSWTTRLLRAGPVVFEGAQGVLLDEWHGFHPYTTWSTTTFGNVDTLLAEAGLPGAVTRLGVLRVVTPRHGPGPLVTEDPALRPEERHNGTNAWQGRFRFGHFDAVAHRYALDVTGGVDALALTHLDLVGQYRLRLCDGYDWTDRLPVGPPGDLDRQAALTAKLLASRPRYTADPEPDPDGWVAAVEAALGVPVRLTSHGPTAADKVARRAADKVARLTAAAGR from the coding sequence GTGAACCCGGTGGCCAGCAGCGTGGCCGGGGACGGGACCGGCCGGCACGTCGCCGTGGTCGACCTCGGCTACGGCGACGCCGGCAAGGGCACCGTCGTCGACTGGTTGTGCGCGAGCGGGCCGGTCGACGCGGTCATCCGGTTCAACGGGGGCGGGCAGGCGGCGCACAACGTCGTCCTGCCCGACGGCCGGACCCACACCTTCGCCCAGTTCGGCGCCGGCACCTTCCACGGCGTACCGACGCACCTGTCCCGGTTCGTGGTCGTCGACCCGCTGGCGTTGGCCGGCGAGGCGACGCACCTGGCCGGGATCGGGGTGCCCGACGCACTGGACCGGGTGACCGTCGACCGTGAGGCGCTGCTGGCCACCCCGTACCACCGGGCCGCGAACCAGGCCCGGGAGATCGCCCGCGGAGCCGACCGGCACGGCTCCTGCGGGATGGGGGTGGGTGAGAGCATGTCGTACGCTCTCGCCCACCCCGACACCGCGCCCCGGGTCGGCGACTGCCTCGACGAAGGCCTGCTGCGGCACCGGCTGAGATTGCTGCGAGACCGGCTCACCGCCGAGTTGGGGCCGTTGGACGCCCCGCCGGTGGCCGACACCGTCACCGCGTTCACCGCCTTCGCGCGGCGGGTCGCGATCGTCGACGGCTCGTGGACGACCCGGCTGCTGCGCGCCGGACCGGTCGTCTTCGAAGGCGCCCAGGGGGTGCTGCTCGACGAGTGGCACGGCTTCCACCCGTACACCACGTGGAGCACCACGACGTTCGGCAACGTCGACACGCTGCTGGCCGAGGCGGGTCTGCCGGGTGCGGTGACCCGGCTCGGGGTGCTGCGGGTGGTGACTCCCCGGCACGGGCCCGGCCCGCTGGTCACCGAGGACCCGGCGCTGCGGCCGGAGGAGCGGCACAACGGCACCAACGCCTGGCAGGGACGGTTCCGGTTCGGCCACTTCGACGCCGTCGCCCACCGGTACGCGCTGGACGTCACCGGCGGGGTCGACGCCCTCGCGTTGACCCATCTGGACCTGGTCGGACAGTACCGGCTGCGGCTGTGCGACGGCTACGACTGGACCGACCGGCTGCCGGTCGGCCCGCCCGGTGACCTGGACCGCCAAGCGGCGCTGACCGCAAAGCTGCTCGCCAGCCGACCCCGGTACACCGCCGACCCGGAGCCGGACCCGGACGGCTGGGTGGCGGCGGTCGAGGCGGCACTCGGCGTACCGGTGCGGTTGACCTCGCACGGCCCGACGGCCGCCGACAAGGTCGCCCGTCGCGCTGCCGACAAGGTCGCCCGGCTCACTGCGGCGGCAGGAAGGTGA
- a CDS encoding ABC transporter ATP-binding protein — translation MPVPRPAPLTAARLLWRTLRRHRGRLTAGVVLLSLHQAAEAAVPLAIGLIVEQAVATGDWTALAVSVAALAALFTVLTFAWRFGARLTETAVHRETHQLRVEVAGRALDPRGHRTGLRSGELLAIAAADAERTALIIRAATVAVAAVAALTVSSVVLLTIDVPLGLGVLLGVPALVLALQALAPVVTRRTGAQQAAAGATTALATDLIDGLRALRGFGAQHNAARRYRESSRHTLQVTLRATTMAGVYQGITAGASGLFLAGVAGAAGAMAVRGRIGVGEFITVVGLAQFIAEPVRALGFCGQLAAAVRASAARVARVLAAPPAVLPGQRPAPRPQPARLALTGVSYRSLRDVDLRLAAGELLAVVAYEPRDAEALLDLLRGAVPAEDHRGTVAVDGVPVAELTLDGLRERVLVEPHDTALFAGTLRSNLLVRPGQAAETLPAAIGAASADDIVAAHPAGLDHPVTDRGASLSGGQRQRIGLARALAADPPILVLHDPTTAVDATTEERLAAGLRAARHGRTVDPAVAAEAWATLVVTSSPALLSRADRVCVLAAGRVVGAAPHHDLVRTDPTYRAAVLR, via the coding sequence GTGCCCGTACCCCGACCTGCCCCGCTGACCGCGGCCCGGCTGCTGTGGCGCACCCTGCGCCGGCACCGCGGCCGACTCACCGCCGGCGTCGTACTGCTCAGCCTGCACCAGGCGGCCGAGGCGGCGGTACCGCTGGCCATCGGACTGATCGTCGAGCAGGCCGTCGCGACCGGCGACTGGACCGCGCTCGCCGTCTCGGTCGCCGCACTGGCCGCTCTGTTCACCGTCCTCACCTTCGCCTGGCGGTTCGGCGCCCGGCTGACCGAGACCGCGGTCCACCGGGAGACCCACCAGCTCCGGGTGGAGGTCGCCGGGCGGGCACTCGACCCGCGCGGGCACCGCACCGGGCTGCGCTCCGGCGAGCTGCTCGCCATCGCCGCCGCCGACGCCGAACGGACCGCGTTGATCATCCGGGCGGCTACGGTCGCCGTCGCCGCTGTGGCGGCGCTGACGGTCTCGTCCGTGGTGCTGCTCACCATCGACGTGCCGCTCGGCCTCGGTGTCCTGCTCGGCGTGCCGGCGCTGGTGCTGGCCCTGCAGGCGCTCGCCCCGGTGGTCACCCGACGTACCGGCGCGCAGCAGGCCGCCGCCGGGGCGACCACCGCGCTCGCCACCGACCTGATCGACGGGCTACGCGCGCTGCGCGGGTTCGGCGCGCAGCACAACGCCGCCCGGCGCTACCGCGAGTCGAGCCGGCACACCCTCCAGGTGACCTTGCGGGCGACCACCATGGCCGGCGTCTACCAGGGGATCACGGCCGGCGCGAGCGGGCTGTTCCTGGCCGGCGTCGCGGGCGCGGCCGGCGCGATGGCCGTCCGGGGCCGGATCGGCGTCGGTGAGTTCATCACCGTGGTCGGTCTGGCCCAGTTCATCGCCGAGCCGGTCCGGGCCCTCGGCTTCTGTGGCCAGCTCGCCGCCGCTGTGCGGGCCTCGGCCGCGCGGGTCGCCCGGGTGCTCGCCGCACCGCCGGCCGTGCTGCCCGGTCAGCGTCCGGCGCCCCGGCCGCAGCCCGCGCGCCTGGCGCTGACCGGGGTCAGCTACCGCTCGCTGCGCGACGTCGACCTGCGGCTGGCAGCGGGGGAGCTGCTCGCAGTGGTGGCGTACGAGCCGCGCGACGCCGAAGCGCTGCTCGACCTGCTGCGCGGTGCCGTCCCCGCCGAGGACCACCGGGGAACGGTGGCGGTGGACGGCGTACCGGTCGCCGAGCTGACCCTCGACGGCCTGCGGGAACGTGTCCTGGTCGAACCGCACGACACGGCGCTGTTCGCCGGCACGCTGCGCAGCAACCTGCTGGTCCGGCCCGGCCAGGCAGCGGAAACGTTGCCGGCGGCGATCGGCGCCGCCAGCGCGGACGACATCGTCGCGGCGCATCCCGCCGGGCTCGACCATCCGGTCACCGACCGGGGCGCCAGTCTCTCCGGCGGCCAGCGGCAGCGGATCGGGCTGGCCCGGGCGCTGGCCGCCGACCCGCCGATCCTGGTGCTGCACGATCCGACGACGGCGGTCGACGCGACCACCGAGGAACGGCTGGCAGCCGGCCTGCGGGCGGCCCGCCACGGCCGTACGGTGGACCCGGCCGTCGCGGCCGAGGCCTGGGCCACGCTGGTGGTGACCAGCAGCCCGGCGCTGCTCAGCCGGGCCGACCGGGTCTGCGTCCTGGCCGCTGGTCGGGTGGTGGGCGCCGCGCCGCACCACGATCTCGTCCGGACCGATCCGACCTACCGCGCGGCGGTGCTGCGATGA
- a CDS encoding serine/threonine protein kinase — protein sequence MTVTDAITLVMTARHPTEVFGTDQATRRYHQLARLLHPDTAGAAAPDRRATAAFLQLTELWRRHLADGRDTVTIDTGRYRYVVDRTARYTGDLADLYRHGDDRLVKVPRDPANNDLIAREATALARLAERGDARYLPYVPRVVDEFRHRDTGTGAVRQVTVLGTAAGLRSLAEVRRAYPDGVDARDAAWMWRRLLVALGFAHRAGLVHGAVLPDHVLIEPDQHGVVLVDWCYASIDATPVPALVPAYADWYPDEIRRRRSPGPGTDLAMAARCLDWLTGGRAPEPMRRFTAGCQLAALRQRPDDAWRLLAEFDDLLERLYGRRRFRPFTIPDPNHR from the coding sequence ATGACCGTGACCGACGCGATCACACTCGTCATGACCGCCCGCCACCCGACCGAGGTGTTCGGCACCGACCAGGCGACCCGGCGCTACCACCAGCTGGCCCGGCTGCTGCACCCGGACACCGCCGGGGCGGCCGCACCCGACCGACGCGCCACCGCCGCGTTCCTGCAGCTGACCGAGCTGTGGCGGCGGCACCTCGCCGACGGCCGGGACACCGTCACCATCGACACCGGACGGTACCGGTACGTCGTGGACCGAACCGCCCGCTACACCGGCGACCTCGCCGACCTGTACCGGCACGGCGACGACCGGCTGGTCAAGGTGCCCCGGGACCCGGCCAACAACGACCTGATCGCCCGGGAGGCGACCGCGCTGGCCCGGCTCGCCGAGCGGGGCGACGCCCGCTACCTGCCGTACGTGCCCCGGGTGGTGGACGAGTTCCGCCACCGCGACACCGGCACCGGCGCCGTCCGGCAGGTCACCGTGCTGGGGACCGCCGCCGGGCTGCGCAGCCTCGCCGAGGTCCGCCGGGCGTACCCGGACGGGGTCGACGCCCGCGACGCGGCCTGGATGTGGCGGCGGCTGCTGGTCGCGCTCGGCTTCGCCCACCGCGCCGGGCTGGTCCACGGCGCGGTGCTACCCGACCACGTCCTCATCGAGCCCGACCAGCACGGCGTGGTGCTGGTCGACTGGTGCTACGCCAGCATCGACGCAACGCCGGTGCCGGCGCTGGTCCCGGCGTACGCCGACTGGTATCCCGACGAGATCCGCCGACGTCGCAGCCCCGGCCCCGGCACCGACCTCGCGATGGCCGCCCGCTGCCTGGACTGGCTGACCGGTGGCCGGGCACCGGAGCCGATGCGCCGGTTCACCGCCGGCTGCCAGCTGGCCGCGCTGCGGCAGCGGCCCGACGACGCGTGGCGGCTGCTCGCCGAGTTCGACGACCTGCTCGAACGGCTATACGGCCGCCGCCGGTTCCGGCCGTTCACCATCCCCGACCCCAATCACCGTTAA
- a CDS encoding cellulase family glycosylhydrolase: protein MRRWRFVVAVGGLAAAVVGAVALLAPSASAATAAFVKVNDWGSGYEGRFTVTNDTAGTITSWQVSFDLPAGSRISSSWNARSATVGSRYTFDNASWNGTIAAGGSTTFGFIVVGSGTPGNCTVNGGDCAGGPAPTTPPPTTVAPTTPPPTTAPPTTPPPTTPPPTGTTPVAINGQLRVCGVNLCNQHGHPIQLRGMSTHGLQWYAHCLDDASLDTLATDWRADVLRISMYIQEDGYETDPRGFTDRVHGLIDEATARGMYAIVDWHMLTPGDPNYNLDRAKTFFAEIAQRHAGKPNVLYEIANEPNGVDWAGIKSYAEQVIPVIRAADPDGIVLVGTRAWSSLGVSEGGSEAEVIANPVNATNIMYTFHFYAGSHHDAYRSALSRAADQLPMFVTEFGIQTYTGDGANDLVNAQLWIDLLESRKISWVNWNYSDDFRSGAVFRGGVCGSGSYAGTAPLKEAGVWIRERIRSADDFPTR, encoded by the coding sequence GTGCGTCGTTGGAGATTCGTCGTCGCAGTCGGAGGACTAGCGGCGGCCGTCGTCGGGGCGGTGGCCCTGCTCGCGCCGTCGGCCAGCGCCGCCACCGCGGCCTTCGTGAAGGTCAACGACTGGGGCAGTGGCTACGAGGGTAGGTTCACCGTCACCAACGACACGGCCGGCACCATCACCTCCTGGCAGGTGAGCTTCGACCTGCCGGCCGGCAGCCGGATCAGTTCGTCGTGGAACGCGCGGTCGGCCACCGTCGGTAGCCGGTACACGTTCGACAACGCCAGTTGGAACGGCACCATCGCGGCCGGCGGCAGCACGACGTTCGGGTTCATCGTCGTCGGCAGCGGAACCCCCGGCAACTGTACGGTCAACGGGGGCGACTGCGCCGGCGGGCCGGCGCCGACCACCCCGCCACCGACCACCGTGGCTCCGACCACCCCGCCGCCGACGACGGCTCCACCCACGACCCCGCCACCCACGACCCCGCCGCCGACCGGCACCACGCCGGTCGCGATCAACGGTCAGTTGCGGGTCTGCGGGGTCAACCTGTGCAACCAGCACGGCCACCCGATCCAGTTGCGCGGCATGAGCACGCACGGACTGCAGTGGTACGCCCACTGCCTCGACGACGCCTCGCTGGACACGCTCGCCACCGACTGGCGGGCCGACGTCCTGCGGATCTCGATGTACATCCAGGAGGACGGCTACGAGACCGATCCGCGCGGCTTCACCGACCGGGTGCACGGACTGATCGACGAGGCGACCGCCCGCGGCATGTACGCCATCGTCGACTGGCACATGCTGACCCCGGGTGACCCCAACTACAACCTGGACCGGGCCAAGACCTTCTTCGCCGAGATCGCCCAGCGGCACGCCGGCAAGCCGAACGTGCTCTACGAGATCGCCAATGAGCCGAACGGGGTCGACTGGGCCGGTATCAAGAGCTACGCCGAGCAGGTCATCCCGGTGATCAGGGCGGCCGACCCGGACGGCATCGTGCTGGTCGGCACTCGGGCCTGGTCGTCGCTGGGTGTGTCGGAAGGCGGCAGCGAGGCCGAGGTCATCGCCAATCCGGTGAACGCGACCAACATCATGTACACCTTCCACTTCTACGCCGGCTCGCACCACGACGCGTACCGGTCGGCGCTGTCGCGGGCGGCGGACCAGTTGCCGATGTTCGTCACCGAGTTCGGCATCCAGACCTACACCGGTGACGGAGCCAACGATCTGGTCAACGCCCAGTTGTGGATCGATCTGCTGGAATCACGCAAAATCAGCTGGGTGAACTGGAACTATTCCGACGACTTCCGGTCCGGGGCGGTCTTCCGTGGCGGTGTGTGTGGCAGTGGCTCCTACGCCGGCACCGCCCCGCTCAAGGAGGCGGGTGTCTGGATTCGGGAACGGATTCGCAGTGCGGACGACTTTCCGACCCGCTGA
- a CDS encoding NUDIX domain-containing protein gives MSEAEFLASYDPRAFPPVAVTVDVVALTIRDAQLHALLVRRGAPPHEGAWALPGGFVQPDEDLLTAAARELAEETGLDTRPGRATAMDRVHLEQLASYGAPERDPRMRVVSVAYLAFAPELPDPAAGSDAAAAAWVPVDALGLPERADPGRPVRQRPGTSRRLAFDHARIVVDGLDRARAKLEYTPLATRFVGDEFTISELRSVYQTVWGVELHAGNFHRKVLSVPGFLESVGATTERGGPRGGPRSRIYRAGDARLLHPALLRPAREEEVR, from the coding sequence ATGTCGGAGGCCGAGTTCCTCGCCAGCTACGACCCCCGGGCGTTCCCACCGGTCGCCGTCACCGTCGACGTGGTGGCGCTGACCATCCGCGACGCACAGCTGCATGCGCTGCTCGTGCGGCGGGGCGCCCCGCCGCACGAAGGGGCCTGGGCGCTGCCCGGCGGCTTCGTCCAGCCCGACGAGGACCTGCTCACCGCCGCCGCCCGGGAGCTGGCCGAGGAGACCGGGCTGGACACCCGACCCGGCCGGGCCACCGCGATGGACCGGGTGCACCTGGAGCAGCTGGCCAGCTACGGCGCACCCGAGCGGGACCCCCGGATGCGGGTCGTCTCCGTGGCGTACCTCGCCTTCGCTCCCGAGCTGCCCGACCCGGCGGCCGGCAGCGACGCCGCCGCAGCGGCCTGGGTGCCGGTGGACGCGCTCGGTCTGCCCGAACGGGCCGACCCGGGCCGACCGGTGCGGCAGCGACCCGGCACCAGCCGTCGCCTCGCCTTCGACCACGCCCGGATCGTCGTCGACGGCCTGGACCGGGCCCGCGCCAAGCTCGAGTACACCCCGCTGGCCACCCGGTTCGTCGGCGACGAGTTCACCATCAGCGAGCTGCGCAGCGTCTACCAGACCGTCTGGGGCGTCGAACTGCACGCCGGCAACTTCCACCGCAAGGTGCTGTCCGTGCCCGGCTTCCTGGAAAGCGTCGGCGCCACCACCGAACGCGGCGGCCCACGCGGCGGGCCCCGGTCGCGCATCTACCGGGCCGGCGACGCCCGACTGCTGCACCCGGCGCTGCTGCGCCCCGCCCGGGAGGAGGAGGTCAGATGA
- a CDS encoding ABC transporter ATP-binding protein, with protein sequence MTDPVRDRLPTATGGRTWAVLSGQLRRAGALSGSALVTVLAASASGLVAPWVLGVMVDDIRAGAGTGQVVRSVVLIVLAATVGAVLTGLGAALVARTGETVLARLRERVLDRALHLPGPTLDRTGTGDLLARVGDDVSVVTRVITDTAPVLVSALLTVGLTVAGLFALDWRLGLAGLTAVPMYLLALRWYLPRSGPYYARERVVTGERSQAMIGALRGAATVRAYRLEAAHLTAIEQRSAASRDLSVSVLRMFTRFGSRLNRAECVGLTSVLVVGFLLVRADLVTVGATTAAALYFHRLFNPLGALVAEFDQVQQAGASLARLVGVADLPPAPAATGPVVPADTGIEIDGVSHRYDDGPLVLRDVTLRVEPGQRVALVGASGAGKSTLAGVVAGLLRPTAGTVRLGGVPVAGPDRAGHPGLAGRIALISQDVHVFAGPLTEDLRLARADATTDEITGALATVGALGWVRALPDGVDSVVGEGGHQPTAAQAQQLALARLVLGDPDVAILDEATAEAGSAGARDLERAAFAATAGRTTLIVAHRLTQARQADRIVVLDAGRVVASGAHDELIAAGGDYRRLWDSWTGGPTSTVDLTENLV encoded by the coding sequence ATGACCGACCCCGTCCGCGACCGGCTGCCGACCGCCACCGGCGGGCGCACCTGGGCGGTGCTCAGCGGGCAGCTGCGCCGCGCCGGTGCGCTGAGCGGATCCGCGCTGGTGACCGTCCTGGCGGCCAGCGCCAGTGGGCTGGTCGCACCCTGGGTGCTCGGCGTCATGGTCGACGACATCCGGGCCGGTGCCGGCACCGGGCAGGTGGTCCGTTCGGTGGTGCTGATCGTGCTCGCGGCCACCGTCGGCGCCGTACTGACCGGTCTCGGTGCCGCGCTGGTCGCCCGGACCGGCGAGACCGTGCTGGCCCGGCTGCGTGAACGGGTGCTCGACCGCGCCCTGCACCTGCCCGGTCCGACGCTGGACCGCACCGGCACCGGCGACCTGCTGGCCCGGGTCGGTGACGACGTGTCGGTGGTGACCCGGGTCATCACCGACACCGCGCCGGTCCTGGTGTCCGCGCTGCTGACCGTCGGGCTCACCGTCGCCGGACTGTTCGCGCTGGACTGGCGGCTCGGCCTGGCCGGGCTGACTGCGGTGCCGATGTACCTGCTGGCGCTGCGCTGGTACCTGCCCCGCTCGGGGCCGTACTACGCCCGGGAACGGGTGGTCACCGGGGAGCGGTCCCAGGCGATGATCGGTGCGCTGCGCGGCGCGGCGACGGTCCGCGCGTACCGGCTGGAGGCGGCGCACCTCACGGCGATCGAGCAGCGCTCGGCGGCGTCGCGCGACCTGTCGGTGTCCGTGCTGCGGATGTTCACCCGGTTCGGCTCCCGGCTCAACCGGGCCGAGTGTGTCGGGCTGACCTCGGTGCTGGTGGTCGGCTTCCTGCTGGTGCGGGCCGACCTGGTGACGGTCGGCGCGACCACGGCGGCGGCGCTGTACTTCCACCGGCTGTTCAATCCGCTCGGCGCGCTGGTCGCCGAGTTCGACCAGGTCCAGCAGGCCGGAGCCAGCCTGGCGCGACTGGTGGGGGTGGCCGATCTGCCCCCGGCGCCGGCCGCGACCGGACCGGTCGTGCCGGCCGACACCGGGATCGAGATCGACGGCGTCAGCCACCGGTACGACGACGGCCCGCTGGTGCTGCGCGACGTGACGCTGCGGGTCGAGCCGGGGCAACGGGTGGCGCTGGTCGGGGCCAGCGGCGCCGGCAAGAGCACCCTGGCCGGCGTGGTCGCCGGCCTGCTCCGGCCGACCGCGGGCACGGTCCGACTCGGCGGGGTGCCGGTCGCCGGGCCGGACCGTGCCGGTCACCCGGGCCTTGCCGGTCGGATCGCGCTGATCAGTCAGGACGTGCACGTGTTCGCCGGTCCGCTGACCGAGGACCTGCGGCTGGCCCGCGCCGACGCCACCACCGACGAGATCACCGGCGCGTTGGCCACGGTGGGCGCGCTCGGTTGGGTCCGGGCGTTGCCCGACGGCGTCGACAGCGTCGTCGGGGAGGGCGGTCACCAGCCGACCGCCGCCCAGGCGCAGCAGCTCGCCCTGGCCCGGCTGGTGCTGGGCGATCCGGACGTGGCGATCCTCGACGAGGCGACAGCGGAGGCGGGCAGCGCCGGGGCGCGGGACCTGGAACGGGCCGCGTTCGCCGCGACCGCCGGTCGGACCACCCTGATCGTCGCGCACCGGCTCACCCAGGCCCGGCAGGCCGACCGGATCGTGGTGCTCGACGCGGGCCGGGTGGTGGCCTCGGGTGCGCACGACGAGCTGATCGCCGCCGGCGGTGACTACCGGCGGCTGTGGGACAGCTGGACCGGTGGTCCCACCTCGACGGTTGACCTTACTGAAAATCTTGTTTAA